The following are from one region of the Geoalkalibacter subterraneus genome:
- the nuoK gene encoding NADH-quinone oxidoreductase subunit NuoK, with amino-acid sequence MVTVYHYLVLSAILFSLGTLGVLTRRNAIVVFMCIELMLNAVNLSFISLSSFLGNVDGQIFVFFVMTVAAAEAAVGLALIIAFYRNKESIEVDEVSLLKW; translated from the coding sequence ATGGTTACCGTCTATCATTATCTGGTGCTGAGCGCCATCCTGTTTTCCTTGGGAACCCTGGGAGTTCTGACGCGGCGCAACGCCATAGTCGTTTTCATGTGCATTGAATTGATGCTCAATGCGGTGAATCTCTCCTTTATTTCCCTTTCCAGCTTTCTGGGAAATGTGGATGGACAGATCTTCGTCTTTTTTGTCATGACCGTTGCGGCGGCCGAAGCGGCGGTCGGTCTTGCGCTGATAATCGCCTTCTACCGCAACAAAGAGTCCATAGAGGTCGACGAAGTCAGCCTGCTCAAATGGTGA
- the nuoL gene encoding NADH-quinone oxidoreductase subunit L → MYDKLWLIPFLPLVGFIINGLLGKKIKNEAVIGAIGTAAMGGSFIVSSMYFFRLLGDTQKVHETVLGSWISVGNLQIDWGFLLDPLSAVMIMVVSGVGTLIHLYSIGYMHGEEGYYRYFSYLNLFSFSMFMLVLGNNALVMFIGWEGVGLCSYLLIGYYFHKKSAGDAGKKAFVVNRIGDFGFLLGLFLLFWTLGRDHGVWTLQFTEIAKHGHLLGTGSIVVTIVTLCFFLGATGKSAQIPLYTWLPDAMEGPTPVSALIHAATMVTAGVYMIGRMNGLFAMAPDTMMVIAIVGAATAIFAASIGLAQNDIKRVLAYSTVSQLGYMFLAMGVGAFTAGIFHLMTHAFFKACLFLGSGSVIHAMHHAYHKAHLHDDAQDMRNMGGIAKKMPITYITFLVSTLAIAGIPMFSGFFSKDEILWWAFGSTRGHWMLWAVGAVAAGMTAFYMFRLVFMTFHGKEKTDPRAKDHIHESPLVITIPLMVLGLLAVIGGYIGIPHVIGNLVGHIPNYFGDFLAPVFAPTQEAYGIEAHGSAALEFGLMGVSVGIAVVGIGLAYFMYIMKPELPGKFVNAFQGLHRAVFNKWYVDELYDALFVNPTKKLGQFLWKGFDVVVVDGIVNGTGFVIKGFSGVLRLTQTGLMHNYALSMVVGVIVMVAYYVFK, encoded by the coding sequence ATGTACGACAAACTATGGCTCATACCTTTCCTGCCGCTCGTGGGGTTCATTATAAACGGGCTCCTGGGCAAGAAGATCAAAAACGAAGCGGTTATCGGTGCAATCGGCACCGCTGCCATGGGTGGTTCCTTCATTGTGTCGAGCATGTACTTTTTCCGCCTGCTCGGCGACACCCAGAAGGTTCACGAGACAGTGCTTGGTTCCTGGATCTCGGTGGGAAACCTTCAGATTGACTGGGGTTTCCTGCTTGATCCCCTTTCAGCGGTAATGATTATGGTGGTCAGCGGCGTTGGTACCCTGATCCACCTCTATTCCATCGGCTACATGCATGGCGAGGAGGGCTACTATCGGTACTTCTCCTACCTGAATCTGTTCAGTTTTTCCATGTTCATGCTGGTCCTTGGCAACAACGCCCTGGTCATGTTCATCGGGTGGGAAGGCGTCGGCCTCTGTTCCTACCTTCTGATCGGCTACTACTTCCACAAGAAGAGTGCCGGAGACGCCGGCAAAAAAGCCTTCGTGGTCAACCGTATCGGTGACTTCGGCTTTCTGCTCGGCTTGTTTCTCCTCTTCTGGACTCTCGGTCGTGATCATGGGGTCTGGACACTTCAGTTCACCGAGATCGCCAAGCATGGTCATCTTCTCGGGACCGGCAGCATTGTTGTCACCATCGTGACCCTGTGCTTCTTTCTGGGGGCAACCGGCAAGTCGGCTCAGATTCCCCTCTACACCTGGCTTCCCGACGCGATGGAGGGTCCGACGCCTGTTTCCGCACTGATCCATGCTGCGACCATGGTGACCGCCGGTGTTTATATGATCGGCCGCATGAACGGTCTGTTCGCCATGGCACCAGATACCATGATGGTGATCGCCATTGTAGGTGCGGCGACGGCAATCTTCGCCGCCAGCATCGGTCTGGCACAGAATGACATCAAGCGCGTTCTCGCATATTCCACCGTCTCCCAGCTTGGCTACATGTTCCTGGCCATGGGCGTCGGGGCCTTTACCGCCGGAATTTTCCACCTGATGACCCACGCCTTCTTCAAGGCCTGCCTGTTCCTCGGTTCGGGTTCGGTCATTCACGCCATGCATCATGCCTATCACAAGGCTCATCTGCATGATGATGCTCAGGATATGCGCAACATGGGTGGAATCGCCAAAAAGATGCCGATTACTTACATCACCTTCCTGGTTTCGACCCTTGCGATCGCCGGTATTCCGATGTTCTCCGGCTTTTTCTCCAAGGACGAGATTCTGTGGTGGGCGTTCGGCTCCACTCGCGGTCATTGGATGCTGTGGGCTGTCGGTGCTGTAGCTGCCGGGATGACTGCCTTCTACATGTTCCGCCTGGTCTTTATGACCTTTCACGGAAAAGAGAAGACCGATCCCCGCGCCAAGGATCATATCCATGAGTCTCCGCTGGTGATCACCATCCCGTTGATGGTCCTCGGGCTTCTGGCTGTGATCGGTGGTTATATCGGCATTCCCCATGTTATCGGGAATCTTGTTGGCCATATCCCCAATTATTTCGGTGATTTCCTCGCTCCCGTTTTCGCTCCGACCCAGGAGGCCTACGGTATCGAAGCTCATGGCAGCGCCGCGCTTGAATTCGGCCTGATGGGTGTATCTGTCGGTATCGCCGTCGTAGGCATCGGGCTGGCCTATTTCATGTACATCATGAAGCCTGAATTGCCCGGTAAGTTCGTCAACGCATTCCAGGGCCTGCACCGCGCAGTGTTCAATAAATGGTACGTCGATGAACTCTACGACGCCCTTTTCGTCAACCCCACCAAGAAGCTGGGACAGTTTCTGTGGAAAGGTTTCGATGTTGTGGTGGTCGACGGCATCGTCAATGGTACAGGGTTTGTAATCAAAGGGTTTTCCGGGGTGCTCCGCCTCACCCAGACCGGCTTGATGCACAATTATGCATTGAGTATGGTGGTCGGGGTGATTGTCATGGTGGCTTACTACGTATTTAAGTAA